From one Amaranthus tricolor cultivar Red isolate AtriRed21 chromosome 17, ASM2621246v1, whole genome shotgun sequence genomic stretch:
- the LOC130803995 gene encoding DNA (cytosine-5)-methyltransferase DRM2-like isoform X4, whose translation MEVFSQVPLSSSSGPSSTLFRHFVEAGFSENLVAKAIEENGEGDMDSILNALLTYSALESSPSDEPDIEKPSVRRQNGVSDERLDDVNGQTNNTDSDQKLDLDSDYWSSDYEENFLEDFSDSDSDPGMELRETSATLSDKEKKIIFLADMGYPVDEVSIAMERCGPDSSIEELADFLCAAQLARASDASYVDPPKPKLYGVYAKHKRRKLYEYEMRRKKQKSFLEEDEPIRLPKPMIGFGVPNMALPEFRRTLPEAALSPPYFYYENVALAPKGVWDTISRFLYDVEPEFVDSKYFCAAARKRGYIHNLPTNDRFSLLPLPPRTIHEALPLTKKWWPHWDGRTKLNCLQTATASAKLTERIRKALEDFDGDPPLHVQKYVLDECRKWNLVWVGKNKVAPLEPDEVEMLLGFPRNHTRGVSRTDRFKSLGNSFQIDTVAYHLSVLKDLFPDGIKVLSLFSGIGGAEVSLYRLGIPLKVVVSVEISEVNRNIERSWWEQTNQKGILVEIADVQQLTNDRLEQLISSFRGFDLLIGGSPCNNLSGSNRVSRDGLEGKESSLFFEYIRILDTVKSIMGKKQ comes from the exons ATGGAGGTGTTTTCACAGGTTCCACTGAG CTCTTCTTCCGGGCCTTCCTCAACACTGTTTCGCCATTTTGTTGAAGCAGGGTTCTCTGAGAATCTGGTTGCAAaagcaattgaagaaaatg GAGAAGGGGATATGGACTCCATTTTGAATGCTCTTCTAACTTATTCG GCGTTGGAAAGCTCTCCCTCTGATGAGCCAGATATTGAAAAGCCTTCAGTTAGAAGGCAAAATGGGGTTTCTGATGAGAGACTAGATGATGTAAATGGTCAGACTAATAATACTGACTCTGATCAGAAGCTAGATTTAGATTCAGATTACTGGTCCTCCGATTATGAAGAAAATTTTCTTGAAGACTTTTCTGATTCAGACAGTGATCCTGGAATGGAG TTGCGGGAAACATCTGCTACTTTATCAGATAAGgagaagaaaataatttttttggctGATATGGGTTATCCGGTGGATGAAGTATCAATAGCAATGGAAAGATGTG GCCCAGACTCTTCGATTGAAGAGTTGGCTGACTTCTTATGTGCTGCACAATTGGCAAGGGCATCAGATGCTTCATATGTAGATCCACCAAAGCCAAAG CTTTATGGGGTTTATGCTAAACATAAGAGGAGGAAGCTATATGAGTATGAGATGAGGAGGAAAAAGCAAAAGTCATTTCTTGAAGAAGATGAGCCAATTCGTCTTCCCAAACCGATGATAGGATTTGGCGTTCCTAATATGGCACTCCCTGAATTTCGTAGAACACTACCAGAGGCAGCCTTATCTCCTCCATACTTCTATTATGAAAACGTGGCACTTGCTCCGAAAGGAGTTTGGGACACAATCTCCCGCTTTTTGTATGATGTGGAGCCTGAGTTTGTTGATTCCAAGTACTTCTGTGCTGCTGCAAGGAAGAGAGGATATATTCATAACCTCCCAACAAATGACCGATTCTCACTTCTTCCTCTGCCACCTCGTACCATCCATGAGGCTCTGCCTTTGACTAAGAAGTGGTGGCCACATTGGGATGGAAGAACAAAGCTCAATTGCCTACAAACTGCAACTGCTAGTGCAAAATTGACGGAGAGGATCCGTAAAGCTCTTGAAGATTTTGATGGTGACCCACCTCTACATGTTCAGAAGTACGTGCTTGATGAATGTAGGAAATGGAATCTAGTTTGGGTAGGGAAAAATAAGGTTGCTCCACTTGAACCTGATGAAGTAGAAATGCTGTTAGGATTCCCTAGAAATCACACAAGAGGAGTAAGTAGGACTGATAGATTCAAGTCACTCGGAAACTCTTTCCAG ATTGATACAGTTGCCTACCACCTTTCTGTTTTGAAAGATTTGTTCCCAGATGGTATCAAAGTGCTTTCACTATTTTCTGGGATAGGGGGTGCTGAAGTTTCCCTCTACCGTCTGGGCATACCTCTAAAAGTCGTGGTGTCAGTTGAAATATCGGAAGTGAATCGAAACATTGAAAGGAGTTGGTGGGAACAAACTAACCAAAAAGGTATCTTGGTAGAGATTGCTGATGTACAGCAGTTGACTAATGATAGGTTGGAGCAGTTGATAAGTTCATTTAGGGGCTTTGATCTTCTCATAGGAGGAAGCCCTTGCAACAATCTTTCAGGTAGCAATAGGGTAAGTAGGGATGGGCTCGAGGGTAAGGAATCCTCGCTTTTTTTCGAATATATCCGCATTTTAGACACGGTTAAGTCTATTATGGGGAAAAAACAATGA
- the LOC130803995 gene encoding DNA (cytosine-5)-methyltransferase DRM2-like isoform X3 — protein sequence MEVFSQVPLSSSSGPSSTLFRHFVEAGFSENLVAKAIEENAGEGDMDSILNALLTYSALESSPSDEPDIEKPSVRRQNGVSDERLDDVNGQTNNTDSDQKLDLDSDYWSSDYEENFLEDFSDSDSDPGMELRETSATLSDKEKKIIFLADMGYPVDEVSIAMERCGPDSSIEELADFLCAAQLARASDASYVDPPKPKLYGVYAKHKRRKLYEYEMRRKKQKSFLEEDEPIRLPKPMIGFGVPNMALPEFRRTLPEAALSPPYFYYENVALAPKGVWDTISRFLYDVEPEFVDSKYFCAAARKRGYIHNLPTNDRFSLLPLPPRTIHEALPLTKKWWPHWDGRTKLNCLQTATASAKLTERIRKALEDFDGDPPLHVQKYVLDECRKWNLVWVGKNKVAPLEPDEVEMLLGFPRNHTRGVSRTDRFKSLGNSFQIDTVAYHLSVLKDLFPDGIKVLSLFSGIGGAEVSLYRLGIPLKVVVSVEISEVNRNIERSWWEQTNQKGILVEIADVQQLTNDRLEQLISSFRGFDLLIGGSPCNNLSGSNRVSRDGLEGKESSLFFEYIRILDTVKSIMGKKQ from the exons ATGGAGGTGTTTTCACAGGTTCCACTGAG CTCTTCTTCCGGGCCTTCCTCAACACTGTTTCGCCATTTTGTTGAAGCAGGGTTCTCTGAGAATCTGGTTGCAAaagcaattgaagaaaatg CAGGAGAAGGGGATATGGACTCCATTTTGAATGCTCTTCTAACTTATTCG GCGTTGGAAAGCTCTCCCTCTGATGAGCCAGATATTGAAAAGCCTTCAGTTAGAAGGCAAAATGGGGTTTCTGATGAGAGACTAGATGATGTAAATGGTCAGACTAATAATACTGACTCTGATCAGAAGCTAGATTTAGATTCAGATTACTGGTCCTCCGATTATGAAGAAAATTTTCTTGAAGACTTTTCTGATTCAGACAGTGATCCTGGAATGGAG TTGCGGGAAACATCTGCTACTTTATCAGATAAGgagaagaaaataatttttttggctGATATGGGTTATCCGGTGGATGAAGTATCAATAGCAATGGAAAGATGTG GCCCAGACTCTTCGATTGAAGAGTTGGCTGACTTCTTATGTGCTGCACAATTGGCAAGGGCATCAGATGCTTCATATGTAGATCCACCAAAGCCAAAG CTTTATGGGGTTTATGCTAAACATAAGAGGAGGAAGCTATATGAGTATGAGATGAGGAGGAAAAAGCAAAAGTCATTTCTTGAAGAAGATGAGCCAATTCGTCTTCCCAAACCGATGATAGGATTTGGCGTTCCTAATATGGCACTCCCTGAATTTCGTAGAACACTACCAGAGGCAGCCTTATCTCCTCCATACTTCTATTATGAAAACGTGGCACTTGCTCCGAAAGGAGTTTGGGACACAATCTCCCGCTTTTTGTATGATGTGGAGCCTGAGTTTGTTGATTCCAAGTACTTCTGTGCTGCTGCAAGGAAGAGAGGATATATTCATAACCTCCCAACAAATGACCGATTCTCACTTCTTCCTCTGCCACCTCGTACCATCCATGAGGCTCTGCCTTTGACTAAGAAGTGGTGGCCACATTGGGATGGAAGAACAAAGCTCAATTGCCTACAAACTGCAACTGCTAGTGCAAAATTGACGGAGAGGATCCGTAAAGCTCTTGAAGATTTTGATGGTGACCCACCTCTACATGTTCAGAAGTACGTGCTTGATGAATGTAGGAAATGGAATCTAGTTTGGGTAGGGAAAAATAAGGTTGCTCCACTTGAACCTGATGAAGTAGAAATGCTGTTAGGATTCCCTAGAAATCACACAAGAGGAGTAAGTAGGACTGATAGATTCAAGTCACTCGGAAACTCTTTCCAG ATTGATACAGTTGCCTACCACCTTTCTGTTTTGAAAGATTTGTTCCCAGATGGTATCAAAGTGCTTTCACTATTTTCTGGGATAGGGGGTGCTGAAGTTTCCCTCTACCGTCTGGGCATACCTCTAAAAGTCGTGGTGTCAGTTGAAATATCGGAAGTGAATCGAAACATTGAAAGGAGTTGGTGGGAACAAACTAACCAAAAAGGTATCTTGGTAGAGATTGCTGATGTACAGCAGTTGACTAATGATAGGTTGGAGCAGTTGATAAGTTCATTTAGGGGCTTTGATCTTCTCATAGGAGGAAGCCCTTGCAACAATCTTTCAGGTAGCAATAGGGTAAGTAGGGATGGGCTCGAGGGTAAGGAATCCTCGCTTTTTTTCGAATATATCCGCATTTTAGACACGGTTAAGTCTATTATGGGGAAAAAACAATGA
- the LOC130803995 gene encoding DNA (cytosine-5)-methyltransferase DRM2-like isoform X2 — protein MTGNISDNDSESFSWSSDDELETEKKLFDPGTSLTTLNGGVFTGSTEGSSSSGPSSTLFRHFVEAGFSENLVAKAIEENGEGDMDSILNALLTYSALESSPSDEPDIEKPSVRRQNGVSDERLDDVNGQTNNTDSDQKLDLDSDYWSSDYEENFLEDFSDSDSDPGMELRETSATLSDKEKKIIFLADMGYPVDEVSIAMERCGPDSSIEELADFLCAAQLARASDASYVDPPKPKLYGVYAKHKRRKLYEYEMRRKKQKSFLEEDEPIRLPKPMIGFGVPNMALPEFRRTLPEAALSPPYFYYENVALAPKGVWDTISRFLYDVEPEFVDSKYFCAAARKRGYIHNLPTNDRFSLLPLPPRTIHEALPLTKKWWPHWDGRTKLNCLQTATASAKLTERIRKALEDFDGDPPLHVQKYVLDECRKWNLVWVGKNKVAPLEPDEVEMLLGFPRNHTRGVSRTDRFKSLGNSFQIDTVAYHLSVLKDLFPDGIKVLSLFSGIGGAEVSLYRLGIPLKVVVSVEISEVNRNIERSWWEQTNQKGILVEIADVQQLTNDRLEQLISSFRGFDLLIGGSPCNNLSGSNRVSRDGLEGKESSLFFEYIRILDTVKSIMGKKQ, from the exons atg ACTGGGAACATCTCAGACAATGATAGTGAAAGCTTTAGCTGGAGTAGTGACGATGAGCTAGAAACAGAGAAAAAACTGTTTGATCCCGGAACATCTTTGACTACCCTAAATGGAGGTGTTTTCACAGGTTCCACTGAG GGAAGCTCTTCTTCCGGGCCTTCCTCAACACTGTTTCGCCATTTTGTTGAAGCAGGGTTCTCTGAGAATCTGGTTGCAAaagcaattgaagaaaatg GAGAAGGGGATATGGACTCCATTTTGAATGCTCTTCTAACTTATTCG GCGTTGGAAAGCTCTCCCTCTGATGAGCCAGATATTGAAAAGCCTTCAGTTAGAAGGCAAAATGGGGTTTCTGATGAGAGACTAGATGATGTAAATGGTCAGACTAATAATACTGACTCTGATCAGAAGCTAGATTTAGATTCAGATTACTGGTCCTCCGATTATGAAGAAAATTTTCTTGAAGACTTTTCTGATTCAGACAGTGATCCTGGAATGGAG TTGCGGGAAACATCTGCTACTTTATCAGATAAGgagaagaaaataatttttttggctGATATGGGTTATCCGGTGGATGAAGTATCAATAGCAATGGAAAGATGTG GCCCAGACTCTTCGATTGAAGAGTTGGCTGACTTCTTATGTGCTGCACAATTGGCAAGGGCATCAGATGCTTCATATGTAGATCCACCAAAGCCAAAG CTTTATGGGGTTTATGCTAAACATAAGAGGAGGAAGCTATATGAGTATGAGATGAGGAGGAAAAAGCAAAAGTCATTTCTTGAAGAAGATGAGCCAATTCGTCTTCCCAAACCGATGATAGGATTTGGCGTTCCTAATATGGCACTCCCTGAATTTCGTAGAACACTACCAGAGGCAGCCTTATCTCCTCCATACTTCTATTATGAAAACGTGGCACTTGCTCCGAAAGGAGTTTGGGACACAATCTCCCGCTTTTTGTATGATGTGGAGCCTGAGTTTGTTGATTCCAAGTACTTCTGTGCTGCTGCAAGGAAGAGAGGATATATTCATAACCTCCCAACAAATGACCGATTCTCACTTCTTCCTCTGCCACCTCGTACCATCCATGAGGCTCTGCCTTTGACTAAGAAGTGGTGGCCACATTGGGATGGAAGAACAAAGCTCAATTGCCTACAAACTGCAACTGCTAGTGCAAAATTGACGGAGAGGATCCGTAAAGCTCTTGAAGATTTTGATGGTGACCCACCTCTACATGTTCAGAAGTACGTGCTTGATGAATGTAGGAAATGGAATCTAGTTTGGGTAGGGAAAAATAAGGTTGCTCCACTTGAACCTGATGAAGTAGAAATGCTGTTAGGATTCCCTAGAAATCACACAAGAGGAGTAAGTAGGACTGATAGATTCAAGTCACTCGGAAACTCTTTCCAG ATTGATACAGTTGCCTACCACCTTTCTGTTTTGAAAGATTTGTTCCCAGATGGTATCAAAGTGCTTTCACTATTTTCTGGGATAGGGGGTGCTGAAGTTTCCCTCTACCGTCTGGGCATACCTCTAAAAGTCGTGGTGTCAGTTGAAATATCGGAAGTGAATCGAAACATTGAAAGGAGTTGGTGGGAACAAACTAACCAAAAAGGTATCTTGGTAGAGATTGCTGATGTACAGCAGTTGACTAATGATAGGTTGGAGCAGTTGATAAGTTCATTTAGGGGCTTTGATCTTCTCATAGGAGGAAGCCCTTGCAACAATCTTTCAGGTAGCAATAGGGTAAGTAGGGATGGGCTCGAGGGTAAGGAATCCTCGCTTTTTTTCGAATATATCCGCATTTTAGACACGGTTAAGTCTATTATGGGGAAAAAACAATGA
- the LOC130803995 gene encoding DNA (cytosine-5)-methyltransferase DRM2-like isoform X1, with the protein MTGNISDNDSESFSWSSDDELETEKKLFDPGTSLTTLNGGVFTGSTEGSSSSGPSSTLFRHFVEAGFSENLVAKAIEENAGEGDMDSILNALLTYSALESSPSDEPDIEKPSVRRQNGVSDERLDDVNGQTNNTDSDQKLDLDSDYWSSDYEENFLEDFSDSDSDPGMELRETSATLSDKEKKIIFLADMGYPVDEVSIAMERCGPDSSIEELADFLCAAQLARASDASYVDPPKPKLYGVYAKHKRRKLYEYEMRRKKQKSFLEEDEPIRLPKPMIGFGVPNMALPEFRRTLPEAALSPPYFYYENVALAPKGVWDTISRFLYDVEPEFVDSKYFCAAARKRGYIHNLPTNDRFSLLPLPPRTIHEALPLTKKWWPHWDGRTKLNCLQTATASAKLTERIRKALEDFDGDPPLHVQKYVLDECRKWNLVWVGKNKVAPLEPDEVEMLLGFPRNHTRGVSRTDRFKSLGNSFQIDTVAYHLSVLKDLFPDGIKVLSLFSGIGGAEVSLYRLGIPLKVVVSVEISEVNRNIERSWWEQTNQKGILVEIADVQQLTNDRLEQLISSFRGFDLLIGGSPCNNLSGSNRVSRDGLEGKESSLFFEYIRILDTVKSIMGKKQ; encoded by the exons atg ACTGGGAACATCTCAGACAATGATAGTGAAAGCTTTAGCTGGAGTAGTGACGATGAGCTAGAAACAGAGAAAAAACTGTTTGATCCCGGAACATCTTTGACTACCCTAAATGGAGGTGTTTTCACAGGTTCCACTGAG GGAAGCTCTTCTTCCGGGCCTTCCTCAACACTGTTTCGCCATTTTGTTGAAGCAGGGTTCTCTGAGAATCTGGTTGCAAaagcaattgaagaaaatg CAGGAGAAGGGGATATGGACTCCATTTTGAATGCTCTTCTAACTTATTCG GCGTTGGAAAGCTCTCCCTCTGATGAGCCAGATATTGAAAAGCCTTCAGTTAGAAGGCAAAATGGGGTTTCTGATGAGAGACTAGATGATGTAAATGGTCAGACTAATAATACTGACTCTGATCAGAAGCTAGATTTAGATTCAGATTACTGGTCCTCCGATTATGAAGAAAATTTTCTTGAAGACTTTTCTGATTCAGACAGTGATCCTGGAATGGAG TTGCGGGAAACATCTGCTACTTTATCAGATAAGgagaagaaaataatttttttggctGATATGGGTTATCCGGTGGATGAAGTATCAATAGCAATGGAAAGATGTG GCCCAGACTCTTCGATTGAAGAGTTGGCTGACTTCTTATGTGCTGCACAATTGGCAAGGGCATCAGATGCTTCATATGTAGATCCACCAAAGCCAAAG CTTTATGGGGTTTATGCTAAACATAAGAGGAGGAAGCTATATGAGTATGAGATGAGGAGGAAAAAGCAAAAGTCATTTCTTGAAGAAGATGAGCCAATTCGTCTTCCCAAACCGATGATAGGATTTGGCGTTCCTAATATGGCACTCCCTGAATTTCGTAGAACACTACCAGAGGCAGCCTTATCTCCTCCATACTTCTATTATGAAAACGTGGCACTTGCTCCGAAAGGAGTTTGGGACACAATCTCCCGCTTTTTGTATGATGTGGAGCCTGAGTTTGTTGATTCCAAGTACTTCTGTGCTGCTGCAAGGAAGAGAGGATATATTCATAACCTCCCAACAAATGACCGATTCTCACTTCTTCCTCTGCCACCTCGTACCATCCATGAGGCTCTGCCTTTGACTAAGAAGTGGTGGCCACATTGGGATGGAAGAACAAAGCTCAATTGCCTACAAACTGCAACTGCTAGTGCAAAATTGACGGAGAGGATCCGTAAAGCTCTTGAAGATTTTGATGGTGACCCACCTCTACATGTTCAGAAGTACGTGCTTGATGAATGTAGGAAATGGAATCTAGTTTGGGTAGGGAAAAATAAGGTTGCTCCACTTGAACCTGATGAAGTAGAAATGCTGTTAGGATTCCCTAGAAATCACACAAGAGGAGTAAGTAGGACTGATAGATTCAAGTCACTCGGAAACTCTTTCCAG ATTGATACAGTTGCCTACCACCTTTCTGTTTTGAAAGATTTGTTCCCAGATGGTATCAAAGTGCTTTCACTATTTTCTGGGATAGGGGGTGCTGAAGTTTCCCTCTACCGTCTGGGCATACCTCTAAAAGTCGTGGTGTCAGTTGAAATATCGGAAGTGAATCGAAACATTGAAAGGAGTTGGTGGGAACAAACTAACCAAAAAGGTATCTTGGTAGAGATTGCTGATGTACAGCAGTTGACTAATGATAGGTTGGAGCAGTTGATAAGTTCATTTAGGGGCTTTGATCTTCTCATAGGAGGAAGCCCTTGCAACAATCTTTCAGGTAGCAATAGGGTAAGTAGGGATGGGCTCGAGGGTAAGGAATCCTCGCTTTTTTTCGAATATATCCGCATTTTAGACACGGTTAAGTCTATTATGGGGAAAAAACAATGA